In a single window of the Methanofollis ethanolicus genome:
- a CDS encoding L-threonylcarbamoyladenylate synthase, whose protein sequence is MDESVIHQAVKVLGHDGLVVYPTDTIYGLGADAFSEYAIERVYEAKMRPRAMPVSVAVSDIEMLGAVACVDRFADAFVDRFLPGPVTVILKAKSCLPDILTVGTGRIGVRIPDHPVPLSIIRELDAPITATSANIHGAADPVTVNDVHVPHDFLIDGGRLPGTPSTVVDLVNRTVVRAGAQIEEVGAFLRDMA, encoded by the coding sequence ATGGACGAATCAGTCATTCATCAGGCAGTGAAGGTGCTCGGGCACGACGGTCTCGTCGTGTACCCGACGGACACGATCTACGGCCTCGGGGCCGATGCCTTCTCCGAATATGCCATCGAACGCGTGTACGAGGCGAAGATGCGCCCGCGGGCCATGCCGGTCTCGGTCGCGGTCTCCGACATCGAGATGCTCGGTGCGGTCGCCTGCGTGGACAGGTTTGCGGACGCCTTCGTCGACCGCTTCCTCCCCGGTCCGGTGACCGTCATCCTGAAGGCGAAGTCCTGTCTCCCCGACATCCTCACCGTCGGCACCGGCAGGATCGGGGTCCGCATCCCCGACCACCCGGTGCCTCTCTCGATCATCAGGGAACTCGACGCCCCGATCACGGCGACCTCGGCGAACATCCACGGCGCCGCCGACCCGGTGACGGTCAACGACGTCCACGTCCCCCACGACTTCCTCATCGACGGCGGCAGACTGCCCGGGACGCCGAGCACGGTCGTCGACCTGGTGAACAGGACGGTGGTCCGCGCCGGTGCACAGATCGAGGAGGTGGGAGCATTCCTCAGGGATATGGCATGA
- a CDS encoding CRISPR-associated protein Cas4, with amino-acid sequence MDTPERDRGKVGIGSVATAHFCPLRLYLDRQEEREEPPRYAVCKQVSYHLGAPFDQAAVWEEVLAVLPHAGEEEHLLFAQCMENCRDREWILFSDFDVPVSSESLGVRGVADKVDPALPGFAITRAGEAPKAGVHAADRLRVACYTACVQDSLGLEVEGGWVEYVPSGVIRFCTPGPRDRRAMVRAIAAARIVDEGRIPRKPLNPPCTRCPHQERCAPGPRRLSELL; translated from the coding sequence ATGGACACACCTGAGAGGGACCGCGGGAAGGTCGGGATCGGGTCGGTCGCCACAGCCCACTTCTGCCCCCTCCGCCTCTACCTGGACAGGCAGGAGGAGAGGGAGGAGCCGCCGCGGTACGCCGTCTGCAAGCAGGTCTCGTACCACCTGGGCGCCCCCTTCGACCAGGCCGCGGTCTGGGAGGAGGTGCTCGCCGTCCTCCCTCACGCGGGCGAGGAGGAGCACCTCCTCTTCGCGCAGTGCATGGAGAACTGCCGGGACAGAGAGTGGATCCTCTTCTCCGACTTCGACGTCCCTGTCTCGTCTGAAAGTCTCGGCGTGAGGGGCGTCGCGGACAAGGTGGACCCGGCCCTGCCGGGTTTCGCGATCACGCGGGCCGGCGAGGCCCCGAAGGCGGGCGTCCACGCGGCCGACCGCCTCCGTGTCGCCTGCTACACCGCGTGCGTGCAGGACTCGCTCGGACTCGAGGTGGAAGGAGGATGGGTGGAGTACGTCCCCTCGGGGGTGATCCGCTTCTGCACGCCGGGCCCGCGGGATCGGCGGGCGATGGTCAGGGCGATCGCCGCCGCCAGAATCGTGGACGAGGGGAGGATACCGCGAAAGCCCCTCAACCCGCCGTGCACCCGGTGCCCGCACCAGGAGAGGTGCGCACCGGGGCCGCGGAGGCTTTCGGAGTTGCTGTGA
- a CDS encoding TrmB family transcriptional regulator: MTDRSFSENNQRIVEKLKTWGMTEYESKIYTSLVMLQVGSARDIHELTDIPRGRVYEILGDLTKKGYIGIIQGSPTRYRALDISRTFERIKKDTMGSIDEIRQMLEEIEKTAKPANVPGYVVQSESAIDNQVNAILKQARDAVLVLCNDPAFLKKYKQEIKYTHTKLDLRVVVEDPADYPDMGLKLYRCDPLMKKSLMDEKIFGDYPARILFAIFADYREDVIIIRRGSSLEGLFSSEFVITEYLQRSMMERTEKA; the protein is encoded by the coding sequence GTGACGGACAGGAGTTTTTCGGAGAACAATCAAAGAATCGTTGAAAAATTGAAGACCTGGGGGATGACTGAATACGAATCCAAGATCTACACATCTCTCGTCATGCTCCAGGTCGGGAGCGCCCGGGATATTCACGAACTCACCGACATCCCCCGCGGCCGGGTCTACGAGATACTCGGAGATCTCACGAAAAAAGGGTATATAGGGATTATACAGGGAAGCCCCACTCGATATCGGGCGCTGGACATCTCCCGGACTTTTGAACGGATCAAAAAGGACACGATGGGTTCGATCGATGAGATCAGGCAGATGCTCGAAGAAATCGAGAAGACGGCAAAGCCTGCGAATGTTCCGGGATATGTCGTTCAGAGCGAGTCGGCCATCGACAACCAGGTGAACGCCATCCTGAAACAGGCGAGGGATGCTGTGCTCGTCCTGTGCAATGACCCCGCGTTTCTCAAAAAATACAAACAGGAAATAAAATACACGCACACGAAACTCGACCTCAGGGTCGTCGTCGAGGACCCCGCGGACTATCCGGATATGGGTCTGAAACTCTATCGATGCGATCCGCTCATGAAAAAAAGTTTGATGGACGAGAAAATTTTCGGCGATTACCCGGCCAGGATACTCTTCGCCATCTTTGCAGACTACAGGGAGGACGTGATCATCATCAGGAGAGGTTCGTCTCTCGAAGGCCTTTTTTCGTCCGAATTTGTGATCACCGAGTACCTGCAGAGGTCCATGATGGAGAGGACCGAAAAGGCGTGA
- a CDS encoding ABC1 kinase family protein, whose protein sequence is MIRQLGRYRQIVGVLAKYGLGAVAEGVFPPRAGPGIGKGPGETAPDPVYRRVRLAIEELGPTFIKFGQILSTRREVLPRGLVRELEMLTDTVAPLPFAVIRPIVEEECGPIPEAFASFDEKPVAAASLAQVHRAVLMDGTVVAVKVQRPGIRKVIEDDLEILASLARRVERHRPDLAVYNPTGLVQEFALQIRRELDFVQEGKNAAALARNLEDFPRVVVPAIVWAYSGPRLLTMTFIDGVRIDDLDGIRALGVSPGRIADILLAVYLKQVFEDGFFHADPHPGNLLVTGAGSLAFVDFGTVGILRPERRDAFIRLVYGVVDEDTDAVVEAYRDLGIAPRDGTIDLFKDDTYATLRGLGSYEIGQVDIRGVMEEIPETLRRYHLRVPLSLMQVIKVLLFLTSICLNLDPSFNFPARAGPTVRKIRMRQVFSAERLEHMVASAHRQIRDAVELPQTANTTLRKLSTGGVSIGIVSADLADLAASVRYAANILLVGMVGAGFVLGAGLVLLSSERPESPVLYDAISAVTLSGFSLAIIIALVAVYLVLTRR, encoded by the coding sequence ATGATCCGGCAACTGGGCAGGTACCGGCAGATTGTCGGTGTCCTGGCGAAGTACGGGCTGGGCGCCGTCGCCGAGGGCGTCTTCCCCCCTCGGGCAGGGCCCGGCATCGGGAAAGGGCCGGGGGAGACCGCCCCCGACCCGGTGTACCGCCGGGTCCGCCTGGCAATCGAGGAACTCGGCCCCACCTTCATCAAGTTCGGGCAGATCCTGAGCACCCGCCGCGAGGTGCTGCCGCGGGGCCTTGTCAGGGAACTGGAGATGCTGACCGACACCGTGGCCCCCCTCCCCTTCGCGGTGATCCGGCCGATCGTCGAGGAGGAGTGCGGCCCGATCCCCGAGGCCTTCGCCTCCTTCGATGAAAAGCCCGTTGCTGCGGCGTCCCTCGCCCAGGTCCACCGCGCCGTCCTGATGGACGGGACGGTCGTCGCCGTCAAGGTGCAGCGCCCGGGCATCAGGAAGGTGATCGAGGACGACCTGGAGATCCTCGCTTCCCTTGCGCGGCGTGTCGAGCGCCACCGCCCCGACCTTGCCGTCTACAACCCGACAGGCCTCGTGCAGGAGTTCGCCCTCCAGATCAGGCGGGAACTCGACTTCGTGCAGGAGGGGAAGAACGCCGCGGCCCTGGCCCGCAACCTGGAGGACTTTCCCCGCGTCGTCGTCCCCGCGATCGTCTGGGCGTACTCGGGGCCCCGCCTGCTGACCATGACCTTCATCGACGGGGTACGGATCGACGACCTCGACGGGATCAGGGCGCTCGGGGTCTCTCCGGGACGGATCGCCGACATCCTGCTCGCCGTGTACCTGAAGCAGGTCTTCGAGGACGGTTTCTTCCACGCCGACCCCCACCCAGGCAACCTCCTGGTGACCGGGGCCGGGTCTCTTGCCTTCGTCGACTTCGGGACCGTCGGGATACTCCGTCCCGAACGCCGGGACGCCTTCATCCGCCTCGTCTACGGCGTCGTCGACGAGGACACGGACGCCGTCGTCGAGGCCTACCGCGACCTCGGGATCGCTCCCCGGGACGGGACGATCGACCTTTTCAAGGACGATACCTATGCCACTCTCCGGGGCCTGGGGTCGTACGAGATCGGCCAGGTCGACATCAGGGGAGTGATGGAGGAGATCCCGGAGACCCTCCGGCGCTACCACCTCCGTGTCCCTCTCTCGCTGATGCAGGTGATCAAGGTCCTCCTCTTCCTCACCTCGATCTGCCTGAACCTGGACCCATCCTTCAATTTCCCGGCGCGGGCAGGACCGACGGTCAGGAAGATCCGCATGCGCCAGGTCTTCTCGGCCGAGAGACTGGAGCACATGGTGGCGTCGGCACACCGGCAGATCAGGGACGCGGTCGAACTCCCGCAGACGGCGAACACGACGCTCAGGAAACTCTCGACCGGCGGCGTCTCCATCGGCATCGTGAGCGCCGACCTTGCAGACCTCGCCGCCTCGGTCAGGTACGCCGCGAACATCCTCCTCGTCGGCATGGTCGGGGCGGGTTTCGTCCTCGGGGCGGGTCTGGTCCTGCTCTCCTCGGAGCGCCCTGAAAGTCCGGTCCTGTACGATGCGATCTCCGCAGTGACCTTATCCGGTTTTTCCCTGGCGATCATCATCGCTCTCGTGGCCGTCTATCTCGTGCTGACCCGGCGCTGA
- a CDS encoding nucleotidyltransferase domain-containing protein, whose translation MTPIRLRDFVEDRDGLIYAVSAYDNAERVGCVLRYVPDPAGERVDPTGRRFSKLDFGPAFAYIREHKPEYLADLHRVPPADIVRVYKPDERIDWIASRDERVQRLLSLFDLPAGSVGCTGSRLIGVENGASDIDLVVYGPAWFSAQAQLQRLVGEGRVPAMSEEMWHKVYTKRVPEISFDAFVLHEGRKWNRGEFGGTYFDLLYTRAYDALASAPSGKGTVLGRARIEATVTDASHAFDAPAVYEVEHETVSRVISFTHTYSGQALAGETIEAQGVLEEHGDTQWLIVGTTREAKGEYIISKTLMEQA comes from the coding sequence ATGACGCCGATCAGGCTGCGCGACTTCGTCGAGGACAGGGACGGCCTGATCTACGCCGTCTCGGCCTACGACAACGCGGAGAGGGTCGGGTGCGTCCTCAGGTACGTCCCGGACCCGGCGGGGGAGCGCGTCGACCCCACGGGCAGGCGCTTTTCCAAACTCGATTTCGGGCCTGCCTTCGCGTATATCAGGGAGCACAAACCCGAGTACCTCGCCGACCTCCACCGGGTGCCGCCCGCGGATATCGTGCGGGTCTACAAGCCCGACGAGAGGATCGACTGGATCGCGTCCCGCGACGAGAGGGTGCAGCGTCTCCTCTCCCTCTTCGACCTCCCGGCAGGGAGCGTGGGCTGCACGGGCTCCCGCCTCATCGGCGTCGAGAACGGCGCCTCGGACATCGACCTGGTCGTCTACGGGCCGGCCTGGTTCTCGGCGCAGGCGCAGTTGCAGCGCCTCGTCGGCGAGGGGAGGGTCCCGGCGATGAGCGAGGAGATGTGGCACAAGGTCTACACGAAGCGCGTCCCGGAGATCTCCTTCGACGCCTTCGTCCTCCACGAGGGGAGGAAGTGGAACCGCGGCGAGTTCGGCGGCACCTACTTCGACCTCCTCTATACGCGGGCCTACGACGCCCTCGCCTCGGCACCCTCCGGGAAGGGGACGGTGCTCGGGCGGGCGAGGATCGAGGCGACGGTGACCGACGCCTCCCACGCCTTCGACGCGCCCGCCGTCTACGAGGTGGAGCACGAGACCGTCTCCCGCGTCATCTCCTTCACCCACACCTACTCGGGCCAGGCGCTCGCGGGCGAGACGATCGAGGCGCAGGGCGTCCTCGAAGAGCACGGCGACACGCAGTGGCTCATCGTCGGCACGACCCGCGAGGCGAAGGGCGAGTACATCATCTCGAAGACGCTGATGGAACAGGCCTGA
- a CDS encoding DUF3467 domain-containing protein: MAQNEIAVNLPQTLDPVYANRIQVAYKEDEFTFIFLHEIPGTNQARAKAIVSITPKHAKNLLGVLSRSMKDYEEKFGTIQPPAEKTGDMNVTMRGYS; encoded by the coding sequence ATGGCTCAGAACGAGATTGCGGTCAATCTCCCCCAGACCCTCGACCCGGTCTATGCGAACCGCATCCAGGTCGCCTACAAGGAGGACGAGTTCACCTTCATCTTCCTCCACGAAATACCCGGCACGAACCAGGCGCGGGCGAAGGCGATCGTCTCCATCACCCCGAAACATGCGAAGAACCTCCTCGGCGTCCTTAGCAGGAGCATGAAGGACTACGAGGAGAAGTTCGGGACGATCCAGCCCCCCGCGGAGAAGACGGGAGACATGAACGTGACCATGCGGGGTTATTCGTAG
- a CDS encoding MFS transporter: MTFLNSFKDEQKKHTSGKGKLVFLILSSMMTLMGGAAVAPALPSISAYFAGYPETSIAMIVTLTSLTIVLTGWLVGMICDRMGKVRLLMLFLVLFALLGSSGAYLGSLEMILVGRALLGIAIAGIMTTTTALISEYYSGFERSRAIGYQSAAMGLGALVLGLSGGFLASFGWRETFLVYLIALLFVPGVFLTMEEPKLEGRGSRKTGGSGANDQALRLPLGTLAVIYIAIFSLMLMFYTIPTKLPYLLQAGSITSTVLSGALIGIPGFVSVFSSLACSRLYSRLSRQTILSAGFLIMAFGFFVIGLVSNLAPVVCGLVVIGIGQGLVITTLVIWLSSVAPSHRYGTLFGVYSMFLYLGQFASAFAVQPLIDVGGTYAAVFLFDGIYGIGIAAAFAFFAVGKKVRAGSSRCDPDAEKCGW, translated from the coding sequence ATGACTTTCCTGAATTCTTTCAAAGATGAGCAGAAAAAGCATACATCAGGGAAAGGAAAACTCGTTTTTCTTATTCTGTCGTCGATGATGACGCTGATGGGAGGTGCGGCCGTTGCACCCGCACTTCCGAGCATAAGCGCCTATTTCGCCGGCTATCCGGAAACATCCATCGCCATGATCGTCACCCTCACGTCTCTCACAATCGTCCTGACCGGATGGCTTGTCGGGATGATCTGCGACCGTATGGGAAAGGTCAGACTCCTGATGCTCTTCCTTGTGTTATTTGCCCTCCTCGGGTCTTCAGGTGCCTATCTCGGTTCGCTTGAGATGATCCTTGTCGGCAGGGCCCTGCTCGGCATTGCGATCGCCGGGATCATGACGACGACGACCGCCCTGATATCAGAATATTATTCAGGTTTCGAGAGGAGCAGGGCGATCGGGTACCAGTCGGCGGCGATGGGTCTCGGAGCGCTTGTCCTCGGACTCTCGGGCGGTTTTCTTGCCTCCTTCGGATGGAGGGAGACGTTCCTGGTCTATCTCATCGCGCTGCTCTTCGTCCCCGGCGTTTTTCTGACGATGGAAGAGCCGAAATTGGAAGGGAGGGGTTCGAGAAAGACCGGAGGTTCCGGTGCAAACGATCAGGCATTGCGCCTCCCTCTCGGGACGCTCGCCGTCATTTACATCGCCATCTTCAGTCTTATGCTCATGTTCTACACGATCCCGACAAAACTCCCCTATCTCCTTCAGGCGGGAAGCATCACCTCGACGGTCCTCAGCGGAGCCCTGATCGGCATTCCCGGCTTCGTCAGCGTTTTCAGTTCTCTCGCCTGCAGTCGGCTGTACTCCCGCCTCAGCAGGCAGACGATCCTCTCGGCCGGCTTTTTGATCATGGCTTTCGGATTTTTCGTCATAGGCCTGGTTTCAAATCTCGCTCCTGTCGTCTGCGGCCTTGTCGTTATCGGGATCGGCCAGGGCCTTGTCATCACGACCCTCGTGATCTGGCTCAGTTCGGTGGCCCCCTCGCACAGGTACGGTACCTTATTCGGCGTGTATTCGATGTTTTTATACCTGGGGCAGTTTGCCTCGGCTTTCGCGGTGCAGCCCCTCATCGACGTGGGCGGGACGTACGCTGCGGTGTTCCTCTTCGATGGTATCTATGGCATCGGGATCGCTGCAGCCTTCGCATTTTTTGCTGTCGGCAAAAAAGTCCGGGCCGGGTCGAGCAGATGCGATCCTGATGCCGAAAAGTGCGGCTGGTGA
- a CDS encoding dihydrofolate reductase family protein → MSPQVIIHTTVSLDNAITGYDIDIGLHYELLLSFGPEALLVGSTTARTGIETFLDIEQPEGPADLQRPAVSPDDPRPIGVFVDSRGVLKGLLHVYRQMEHIKDVVVLVSAATPEDYIAYLREREYPFIRCGTERVDLKAALHELEARFGISCVVTDSGGGLSGALIAAGVADEVSLVVTPVIAGAGCTKLFRGVDAPVDLELIGSKEAGKGRVHLRYAVKKKE, encoded by the coding sequence ATGTCCCCGCAGGTGATCATCCACACCACGGTCAGCCTCGACAACGCGATCACGGGCTATGATATCGATATCGGTCTGCACTACGAACTCCTCCTCTCCTTCGGGCCTGAGGCGCTTCTCGTCGGTTCGACGACGGCGCGGACGGGCATCGAGACGTTTCTGGACATCGAGCAGCCGGAGGGCCCCGCGGACCTCCAGAGGCCTGCGGTCAGTCCCGACGACCCGCGGCCGATCGGGGTCTTCGTCGACAGCAGGGGAGTGCTGAAGGGCCTGCTCCACGTCTACCGGCAGATGGAGCATATCAAGGACGTCGTCGTCCTCGTCTCCGCCGCAACGCCGGAGGACTACATCGCGTACCTGCGGGAGAGGGAGTACCCGTTCATCAGGTGCGGGACGGAGCGGGTCGACCTCAAAGCAGCGCTGCACGAACTCGAAGCGCGTTTCGGGATCTCCTGCGTCGTCACCGACAGCGGCGGCGGCCTCTCCGGCGCCCTGATCGCGGCGGGGGTCGCCGACGAGGTCAGCCTTGTCGTCACCCCGGTGATCGCAGGGGCGGGGTGCACGAAACTGTTCAGGGGGGTGGACGCACCCGTCGACCTGGAGTTGATCGGGTCGAAGGAGGCGGGGAAGGGCAGAGTGCACCTGAGGTACGCGGTGAAGAAAAAAGAGTGA
- a CDS encoding ATP-binding protein, whose protein sequence is MKIVICGKGGSGKSTISSLLAKNFVKNGFSVLVVDTDESNFGLHRQLGVDLPPDFMGYYGGKQTVVEKIFQAAPNYDSVSFFDKEWGFADIPPAYLSGNDGVKLVAIGKIHEAGEGCACAMGMMAKQFLGNLKVTPGEVVITDTEAGIEHFGRGIEENADAVLMVIDPSYESLKLAEKVAELSTSIDKPVFFVLNKVDGSSEDFMRDALGGRHAIAAVIPVDPSLALAGLRGDEVEADSADIERLSLFLRDKLAR, encoded by the coding sequence ATGAAGATTGTCATATGTGGAAAAGGGGGGAGCGGGAAGAGCACCATCTCGTCCCTCCTTGCAAAAAACTTTGTAAAGAACGGCTTTTCCGTCCTTGTCGTCGACACCGACGAGTCGAACTTCGGCCTCCACCGGCAGCTGGGGGTCGATCTTCCCCCCGACTTCATGGGGTATTATGGCGGTAAGCAGACCGTGGTGGAGAAAATTTTTCAGGCAGCCCCGAACTATGATTCGGTCTCCTTTTTCGATAAAGAATGGGGTTTTGCCGATATTCCCCCCGCGTACCTCTCGGGAAATGACGGCGTGAAACTCGTCGCCATCGGGAAGATCCACGAGGCGGGCGAGGGCTGTGCATGTGCGATGGGGATGATGGCAAAACAGTTCCTCGGGAACCTGAAGGTGACGCCGGGCGAAGTGGTCATCACCGATACCGAGGCCGGTATCGAACACTTCGGGAGGGGCATCGAGGAGAATGCGGACGCGGTCCTCATGGTGATCGATCCCTCCTACGAATCCCTCAAACTGGCCGAAAAAGTTGCAGAACTGAGCACAAGCATCGACAAACCGGTATTTTTCGTCCTGAACAAGGTTGACGGGTCCAGCGAAGACTTCATGCGCGACGCCCTCGGCGGCAGGCACGCCATCGCCGCGGTGATACCGGTGGACCCGTCCCTCGCCCTCGCGGGGCTCCGGGGGGACGAAGTCGAGGCGGACTCCGCCGATATCGAAAGACTGAGCCTGTTCCTTCGGGATAAACTGGCCCGGTAA
- a CDS encoding DUF5612 domain-containing protein translates to MEESEHLKSLDIVELHALSIIAENQPGVLRDIAAVMAANAANVLTVQQSIMASGSDAGKALFYFEVECAGGMADAIAGLLTVPTVRHVSTHDTFSRIFGSRVIIIGGGAQVAQVALGAVNEADRHNIRGERISVDTIPLVGEKDLAEAADAVARLPRASILVLAGSLMGGTISEAVDRVRAAGIPVIALKMAGSVPKHADLVVTDPIQAGVFAVMHVSKRAVFDIYRVCGREF, encoded by the coding sequence ATGGAAGAATCCGAACATCTGAAATCGCTCGATATCGTGGAACTCCACGCGCTCAGCATCATCGCCGAGAACCAGCCCGGCGTCCTCAGGGACATCGCCGCGGTGATGGCGGCGAACGCGGCAAACGTGCTCACCGTCCAGCAGTCGATCATGGCATCCGGCTCCGACGCCGGGAAGGCGCTCTTCTACTTCGAGGTGGAGTGCGCCGGCGGCATGGCGGACGCGATCGCCGGTCTCCTCACGGTCCCGACCGTTCGCCATGTCTCGACCCACGACACCTTCTCCCGGATATTCGGCTCCAGAGTCATCATCATCGGCGGCGGGGCCCAGGTCGCGCAGGTGGCGCTCGGTGCGGTGAACGAGGCCGACCGGCACAATATCAGGGGCGAGCGGATCTCGGTGGACACGATCCCCCTGGTCGGCGAAAAAGACCTTGCAGAGGCCGCCGACGCCGTCGCCCGCCTCCCGAGAGCCTCCATACTCGTGCTTGCCGGTTCCCTGATGGGCGGGACGATCTCCGAGGCCGTCGACCGGGTGCGGGCCGCGGGCATCCCGGTCATCGCCCTGAAGATGGCGGGGAGCGTCCCGAAACACGCCGACCTCGTCGTCACCGACCCGATCCAGGCCGGCGTCTTTGCAGTGATGCACGTCTCGAAGCGTGCGGTCTTCGATATCTATCGCGTCTGCGGACGGGAGTTCTGA